In Edaphobacter paludis, a single window of DNA contains:
- a CDS encoding ABC transporter permease: MHNVWLIAKREYLERIRTKAFLFFTIIFPLLMGGGIIVDAITTTHARATSHIAVVSHDQQLATDLQAELESGKDSTMTVDVISPPGTDTRAVLDGELADKNLDGYLWITPATQSNARPSFAYTPRSARDVSTRNAISSALRAVLLREHLAHQGMVASDVNSLMQPVEVDSTQAGKNADTTSTYIAIYVLFFLMYFVIMLYGMNVARSIIEEKTSRVFEVLLATIKPEEMMAGKMIGVGSVGLTQVFIWLIAAILLTSTSLVSSIAGGNVHVTLSAMQIIFFVVYFVLGFMLYASIAAALGAMTNSEQELQQLNMFLVMPLACCFFAMGIIVSNPNSVLSTVLSLIPFMTPLIMYLRISLATPPMWQIALSVALMVATIYGILWVASRIYRVGILMYGKKPTVSEILRWLKYS, translated from the coding sequence ATGCATAATGTCTGGCTCATCGCAAAGCGCGAGTACCTCGAGCGCATCCGCACCAAGGCCTTCCTCTTCTTCACCATCATCTTCCCACTGCTCATGGGCGGCGGAATCATAGTCGACGCCATAACAACTACCCATGCGCGAGCGACCTCGCACATTGCGGTCGTCTCGCACGATCAGCAGCTTGCGACCGATCTTCAGGCGGAACTTGAGAGCGGCAAAGACAGCACGATGACGGTCGACGTCATCTCCCCTCCCGGCACGGACACCCGCGCCGTGCTCGACGGCGAACTTGCAGATAAAAACCTCGACGGGTATCTATGGATCACCCCTGCCACTCAGTCGAACGCCCGCCCGAGCTTCGCCTACACGCCGCGCTCCGCACGCGATGTCTCCACCAGGAACGCCATCAGTTCTGCCCTGCGTGCGGTGCTTCTGCGGGAGCATCTAGCTCACCAGGGCATGGTCGCCTCTGATGTCAACTCGCTGATGCAGCCGGTTGAGGTCGATTCGACACAGGCCGGCAAGAACGCCGACACCACATCCACGTACATCGCCATCTACGTGCTGTTTTTCCTCATGTACTTCGTCATCATGCTCTATGGCATGAACGTCGCCCGCTCCATCATTGAAGAGAAGACCTCGCGTGTCTTCGAGGTCCTGCTTGCCACCATCAAACCCGAGGAGATGATGGCCGGCAAGATGATTGGCGTCGGTTCGGTCGGGCTAACTCAGGTCTTCATTTGGCTGATTGCCGCAATTCTGTTGACCAGCACCTCGCTGGTCTCGTCGATCGCGGGCGGCAATGTGCACGTCACGCTCAGCGCCATGCAGATCATCTTCTTCGTCGTCTACTTTGTCCTCGGCTTCATGCTGTATGCCAGCATCGCCGCGGCTCTCGGTGCGATGACGAACTCGGAACAGGAACTGCAGCAGCTCAACATGTTCCTCGTGATGCCGCTTGCCTGCTGCTTCTTCGCGATGGGCATCATCGTCTCGAACCCCAATTCGGTCCTGTCGACTGTTCTTTCGCTCATCCCCTTCATGACGCCGCTGATCATGTATCTGCGCATCTCGCTGGCCACGCCGCCAATGTGGCAAATCGCGCTCTCCGTCGCCCTTATGGTGGCCACGATTTACGGAATTCTCTGGGTAGCGAGCCGCATCTACCGTGTGGGCATCCTCATGTATGGCAAGAAGCCGACGGTCTCGGAGATTCTCCGATGGCTGAAGTACAGCTAG
- a CDS encoding ATP-binding cassette domain-containing protein → MHIVELHKVRKVYDTKVAVNDISFNIEPGTMFGLLGPNGSGKTSTIRMMIGITVPDSGSISLFGQPFTRKNLHRVGYLPEERGLYKKMKVMDQLIFLGQLHGLSAATASKRAHDWCERLGISASIGKKTEELSKGMQQKIQFISTLLHEPELIIMDEPFSGLDPVNATILQDTLVDLRSQGRTILFSTHRMDQIEKLCDSLTLIHNGNLVLSGSMRDIKSRYPRNRVEMLFEGDTSFLQHPSIEEARTYSGRAEIKLRTVDGIPPDAQPLLADAIQRGTRINRFEVKEPTLEEIFIEKVGGKVDA, encoded by the coding sequence ATGCACATCGTCGAGCTCCACAAAGTCCGCAAGGTCTACGACACAAAAGTCGCCGTCAACGACATCAGCTTCAACATCGAACCCGGCACCATGTTCGGTCTCCTCGGCCCCAATGGCTCCGGAAAAACCTCCACCATCCGCATGATGATCGGCATCACAGTGCCCGACTCCGGCTCCATCAGTCTCTTCGGACAGCCGTTCACCCGCAAGAATCTCCATCGCGTCGGTTATCTGCCCGAGGAACGTGGCCTCTACAAAAAGATGAAGGTGATGGACCAGCTCATCTTCCTCGGTCAGCTTCACGGCCTCAGCGCGGCGACTGCCAGCAAGCGAGCGCATGACTGGTGCGAACGCCTCGGTATCTCCGCATCCATCGGCAAAAAGACCGAAGAGCTCTCCAAGGGAATGCAGCAGAAGATCCAGTTCATCTCGACCTTGCTGCACGAGCCCGAGCTCATCATCATGGACGAGCCATTCAGCGGACTCGATCCCGTCAACGCCACGATTTTGCAGGACACCCTCGTCGATCTCCGCAGTCAGGGTCGCACTATTCTCTTCTCAACCCACCGTATGGACCAGATCGAAAAACTCTGCGACTCCCTCACGCTCATTCACAATGGAAACCTCGTCCTCTCCGGCTCCATGCGCGACATCAAGTCTCGTTACCCCCGCAACCGCGTCGAGATGCTCTTTGAAGGAGACACCAGTTTCCTTCAGCATCCCTCCATCGAAGAGGCCAGGACCTACAGCGGCCGCGCCGAGATCAAGCTTCGCACCGTCGATGGTATCCCTCCCGATGCCCAGCCGCTGCTTGCCGATGCCATCCAGCGCGGCACCCGCATCAACCGCTTCGAGGTGAAGGAACCCACACTCGAAGAGATATTCATAGAGAAAGTTGGAGGCAAGGTCGATGCATAA
- a CDS encoding cupin domain-containing protein, producing the protein MSSVKSQDARSFTPEPGMTRQVLAHSDELMLVRHYFEPGWSGARHSHPHHQLVYVIRGALRVDLGGETFDVFAGDSFVVNGGVEHQAWALDASEVLDVFTPVREDYRELLR; encoded by the coding sequence ATGAGTTCAGTTAAATCACAGGATGCACGAAGCTTCACCCCAGAGCCGGGAATGACGCGGCAGGTGCTGGCCCATAGCGATGAGTTGATGCTGGTGCGGCACTATTTTGAGCCCGGTTGGTCGGGAGCGCGGCATAGCCACCCGCATCATCAACTGGTGTACGTCATCCGCGGTGCGCTGCGTGTGGACCTGGGGGGCGAGACGTTCGATGTGTTCGCCGGGGACAGCTTCGTCGTCAATGGAGGCGTGGAACATCAGGCCTGGGCACTGGACGCCTCAGAGGTGCTGGATGTGTTTACGCCGGTGCGAGAGGACTATCGGGAGTTGCTGAGGTAA
- a CDS encoding response regulator transcription factor produces MAEPIRILVVDDHHVVRQGLVALLNIMPAIKVVGEASDGLQAIELYRSLRPDITLMDLQLPKLGGVEAIQRIRADDPAARFVVLTTFDGDEDIFRALQAGAKAYLLKGMTIEELLSTIQAVHSGKTRISPAIAEKLAERMSSHALTARELGVLERIVAGRANKEIAADLDISEATVKSHINNLLSKLGVSDRTHAATVALQRGIVHLK; encoded by the coding sequence ATGGCTGAACCGATTCGCATCCTTGTAGTCGATGACCACCACGTCGTCCGGCAAGGCCTCGTGGCGCTGCTCAACATCATGCCTGCGATCAAAGTGGTGGGCGAAGCCAGTGATGGATTGCAGGCAATCGAACTTTATCGCAGCCTGCGGCCGGACATCACCCTAATGGACCTGCAACTCCCGAAACTGGGGGGCGTCGAGGCCATCCAAAGAATTCGCGCCGATGACCCTGCTGCACGTTTCGTCGTCCTGACCACCTTCGACGGAGACGAGGATATCTTCCGCGCACTCCAGGCGGGGGCTAAGGCCTATCTGCTTAAAGGCATGACCATCGAAGAACTGCTCTCGACCATTCAAGCTGTGCACAGCGGCAAGACCCGCATCTCGCCCGCCATTGCAGAGAAGCTTGCCGAAAGAATGAGCAGCCACGCCCTCACTGCACGCGAACTGGGCGTTCTGGAGCGCATCGTCGCCGGCCGCGCCAATAAAGAAATCGCTGCGGATCTCGACATCAGCGAAGCGACGGTCAAATCGCACATCAATAACCTGCTGAGCAAGTTGGGTGTCAGCGATCGTACGCACGCTGCGACCGTCGCACTGCAGCGCGGTATAGTACATCTCAAATGA
- a CDS encoding EAL domain-containing protein produces the protein MVATRQIDLSRALDADEIVPYFQPIVELRTGVLTGFEALARWRHPVHGPISPEIFIPLAEEHGLIGTLTGNLLRRVFSVAASLPQELCISFNISPLQFRDPSLSRQIDSAAQLAGFSLKRLILEITESALIDNIDQAQSIAQDWKAHGISLALDDFGTGYSSLRHLQSLPFDELKVDASFVREISDTRESRKIVAAIIGLGHSLGLTTVAEGIETKDKADMLVRLGCDIGQGWLYGPPVPPDDLSDFLSRRSLSPIHAISSFPSSNRLPNLEAHPAQRLAQLQAIYESAPVGLCFLDCNLRYVSINRRLAEMNGVPIAEHLGRSVAEVIPEVFFRIEPYLRRALQGETINDLEITSPRKNAEGGNLTLIVTYQPVRDEAEEIVGVSVAVVDITSRKLTEEALRESEDHYRNSVELNPQIPWTSDAEGRVLEAGPHWENSTGWTREQALDQGWVKALHPADVIPTLRKWAQHLRSGKPIDVEFRIGRGDGVWRWMRSRAAPRRDETGKIIRWYGTVEDIDDRKKAERALRESEALLRAVFEAVSVGLIISEFPGNRIIMCNRRAEEIFQRLLPPGANLDTYRQLILSHADGLDLESGEYPMECAIRSGKTTEPEDLLYRRSDGSKAWIRVTAAPVRGKSGGIAGAALSIQDIDNAVQEKQRLLDRIAELERQLKAAKTNA, from the coding sequence ATGGTAGCCACTCGCCAAATCGATTTAAGCAGAGCTCTCGATGCGGATGAAATCGTTCCTTACTTTCAGCCTATTGTTGAACTACGTACCGGTGTTCTCACAGGTTTTGAGGCTCTCGCGCGCTGGCGGCATCCGGTTCACGGCCCCATCTCACCGGAGATATTCATTCCTCTCGCTGAAGAGCATGGGCTCATCGGCACGCTTACCGGAAATCTATTACGCCGGGTCTTCAGCGTTGCTGCCTCCCTCCCCCAAGAGCTTTGCATCTCATTCAACATCTCTCCGCTCCAGTTTCGGGACCCATCACTTTCGCGGCAGATAGATTCAGCTGCTCAATTAGCAGGGTTTTCGCTGAAGCGTCTCATCCTCGAGATCACGGAAAGCGCGCTCATCGACAATATCGACCAGGCGCAGTCCATTGCTCAGGATTGGAAGGCGCACGGCATCTCCCTTGCACTCGACGACTTCGGCACCGGTTACTCGAGCCTTCGTCATCTCCAGTCGCTGCCTTTCGACGAGCTTAAAGTCGATGCCAGCTTCGTCCGCGAGATATCGGACACGAGAGAGAGCAGAAAAATCGTCGCCGCCATTATTGGACTCGGACATAGCCTGGGCCTCACCACGGTCGCCGAAGGCATTGAGACAAAGGACAAGGCAGACATGCTGGTCCGTCTGGGCTGCGACATAGGCCAGGGCTGGCTTTATGGCCCTCCCGTTCCTCCGGATGATCTCTCTGACTTCCTTTCGAGACGTTCACTGTCCCCCATCCACGCTATCAGCAGCTTTCCTTCGAGCAACAGGCTACCGAACCTGGAGGCCCATCCCGCACAGCGGCTCGCGCAATTGCAGGCCATCTACGAGAGCGCTCCCGTCGGCCTCTGCTTTCTCGACTGCAATCTGCGCTATGTCAGCATCAACAGGAGGCTCGCCGAGATGAACGGCGTGCCCATCGCCGAACATCTTGGAAGAAGCGTCGCCGAGGTCATTCCCGAAGTCTTCTTCAGAATTGAGCCGTATCTCCGCCGGGCACTTCAGGGCGAGACTATCAACGATCTCGAAATAACCAGTCCCCGTAAGAATGCCGAAGGGGGCAATCTTACCTTGATCGTTACCTATCAGCCCGTTCGCGATGAAGCCGAGGAGATCGTTGGTGTTTCTGTTGCTGTGGTCGATATCACCAGTCGCAAGCTCACCGAAGAAGCGCTTCGCGAAAGTGAAGACCACTACCGCAATTCCGTCGAATTAAATCCTCAGATTCCATGGACCAGCGATGCCGAAGGAAGGGTTCTTGAAGCAGGCCCTCATTGGGAGAATTCCACAGGATGGACGAGGGAGCAGGCGCTCGATCAGGGTTGGGTGAAGGCCCTGCACCCGGCCGATGTCATACCAACCTTGCGCAAATGGGCGCAACATTTGCGAAGCGGCAAACCCATCGATGTCGAATTTCGCATCGGCCGCGGCGACGGAGTGTGGCGCTGGATGCGTTCCCGCGCAGCCCCACGGCGCGACGAGACGGGAAAAATTATCCGCTGGTATGGCACCGTCGAAGATATCGACGATCGCAAAAAGGCAGAGCGCGCGCTCCGCGAAAGTGAGGCTCTGCTGCGGGCGGTTTTTGAGGCCGTCTCAGTGGGTCTCATCATCTCGGAGTTCCCCGGCAACCGCATTATCATGTGCAATCGTCGCGCAGAAGAGATCTTTCAGCGCTTGCTCCCCCCCGGCGCCAACCTCGACACCTATCGTCAATTAATCCTCTCCCATGCCGATGGACTTGACCTGGAGTCCGGCGAATACCCCATGGAATGCGCTATCCGGAGTGGCAAAACCACAGAACCTGAAGATCTCCTCTATCGCCGCAGTGATGGCAGCAAAGCCTGGATCAGGGTCACCGCCGCTCCTGTTCGCGGAAAAAGCGGCGGCATTGCGGGGGCTGCGCTCTCTATTCAGGACATCGACAATGCAGTGCAGGAAAAACAAAGACTCCTGGACCGCATAGCAGAGTTGGAGCGTCAATTAAAAGCGGCAAAGACTAATGCTTAA
- a CDS encoding M24 family metallopeptidase, whose amino-acid sequence MNLAAIQSALRDQKFDGWLFYDHHYRDPLAYRILGMAEGPLVSRRWFYLIPAEGEPKKLVHRIESGKLDALPGSKAVYSSWQELDAQVEAMLAGRTRIAMQYSPRNAIMYISLVDAGTIELLRGMGKEIVSSADLVSQFEAVLSEQQMASHFVAQQKIDAILDAGWKEMGSRVRAGGTDEFAMVEYFCEAMGREGLLWDHGPNVSVGANSADSHYEPSAATSKPIRRGDFVLIDIWAKLERAGACFYDITWTGVVDREPTEREQMIFATVRDARDAAVTVVREAFAEGKPIAGWEADDAAREVIRQAGFGEWFTHRTGHNIGTVLHGNGANLDNLETHDERLILPNTCFSVEPGIYFPGEFGVRSEIDMITRPGKAEVTGRIQTELVRV is encoded by the coding sequence ATGAATCTTGCTGCCATTCAGTCCGCCCTTCGTGACCAGAAATTTGACGGATGGTTGTTCTATGACCACCATTACCGCGACCCGCTGGCGTATCGCATTCTGGGGATGGCCGAGGGGCCGCTCGTCTCGCGCCGCTGGTTTTATCTGATTCCGGCCGAGGGCGAGCCGAAGAAGCTGGTGCACCGGATCGAGTCAGGAAAACTGGATGCGCTGCCCGGCTCGAAGGCGGTGTACTCCTCGTGGCAGGAGTTGGACGCCCAGGTAGAGGCGATGTTGGCAGGCCGGACCCGGATTGCCATGCAGTACTCGCCGCGGAACGCCATCATGTATATCTCGCTGGTCGATGCCGGAACAATCGAGTTGCTGCGGGGAATGGGCAAGGAGATTGTCAGCTCAGCCGATCTCGTCAGCCAGTTTGAAGCCGTGCTCTCCGAGCAGCAGATGGCCTCCCATTTTGTGGCGCAACAGAAGATTGACGCCATTCTGGACGCCGGATGGAAGGAGATGGGCAGCCGTGTTCGGGCCGGGGGGACCGACGAGTTTGCCATGGTGGAGTATTTTTGCGAGGCGATGGGGCGCGAGGGCTTGCTCTGGGACCATGGCCCGAATGTAAGCGTGGGCGCGAACTCTGCTGATTCGCACTATGAGCCGAGCGCGGCGACTTCCAAACCCATTCGCCGTGGCGATTTTGTTCTGATCGATATCTGGGCGAAGCTGGAGCGGGCGGGCGCCTGTTTTTATGACATCACCTGGACGGGAGTGGTAGACCGCGAGCCGACGGAGCGCGAGCAGATGATATTCGCGACCGTCCGCGATGCCCGTGACGCGGCGGTGACGGTAGTGCGCGAGGCGTTCGCGGAAGGCAAGCCAATTGCCGGCTGGGAGGCCGACGACGCCGCGCGTGAGGTGATCCGACAGGCTGGGTTCGGAGAATGGTTTACCCACCGGACAGGGCACAATATCGGCACCGTTCTCCATGGGAATGGAGCGAATCTCGACAACCTTGAGACGCATGATGAGCGCCTGATTCTGCCAAATACCTGCTTCTCCGTCGAACCGGGAATTTATTTTCCCGGCGAGTTCGGGGTCCGGAGCGAGATCGACATGATCACCCGGCCAGGCAAGGCCGAGGTTACTGGCAGGATACAGACCGAATTGGTTCGGGTGTAA
- a CDS encoding IclR family transcriptional regulator has translation MAKDKSAGKRYYPTPALEKGLDILELFASTPAGLTVSEVARRLNRTVSEIFRMLLCLEQRGYLAQSANKERYQLTLRLFRLGQEHPPTKRLITEALPTMHWVAHELRQSCHLGVLDGGHVVILAQVDSPESTGFFVKVGSKVDLMHAATGHVILAHQDEDSCQRAIEEWELETKKKKPADLDEHLAKIRVRGYERRASYEVTGVVNISFPILNAQGNAVAGLTVPYVKRIEDNIGIPEIIVTLRKASRQISEAIGALSPVEEEEQKAPKRATKRPPKALPE, from the coding sequence ATGGCTAAAGATAAATCCGCAGGAAAGCGATACTACCCAACCCCTGCCCTGGAAAAAGGTCTGGATATTCTGGAGCTCTTCGCGAGCACGCCAGCCGGCCTTACGGTGAGCGAAGTCGCAAGAAGATTGAACCGTACAGTGTCCGAGATCTTCCGTATGTTGCTCTGCCTGGAACAACGTGGATACCTCGCTCAATCGGCGAACAAAGAACGGTATCAGCTCACGCTTCGCCTTTTTCGGCTGGGACAGGAGCATCCTCCCACCAAGCGCCTCATCACCGAAGCTTTGCCCACCATGCATTGGGTGGCCCACGAACTTCGCCAGTCCTGTCATCTTGGCGTACTCGATGGAGGACACGTCGTCATTCTCGCCCAGGTCGATTCACCAGAATCAACCGGCTTCTTCGTCAAAGTTGGATCCAAGGTTGACCTGATGCACGCTGCCACTGGTCACGTGATCCTCGCGCATCAGGACGAAGACTCCTGCCAGCGTGCGATTGAAGAATGGGAGCTTGAGACGAAGAAGAAGAAACCCGCCGATCTAGACGAGCATCTTGCGAAGATTCGCGTTCGTGGATACGAACGGCGCGCCAGCTACGAGGTCACAGGCGTAGTCAACATCAGCTTCCCCATCCTTAACGCGCAGGGAAACGCCGTGGCCGGCCTCACTGTCCCTTACGTAAAACGTATTGAGGACAACATTGGCATCCCAGAGATCATCGTTACGCTGCGCAAAGCCAGCCGACAGATATCGGAGGCGATCGGCGCTTTGTCGCCAGTCGAAGAGGAAGAGCAGAAGGCGCCGAAGCGAGCGACAAAGCGCCCCCCAAAAGCCCTGCCAGAATAG
- a CDS encoding two-component regulator propeller domain-containing protein produces MKPIPNLHAVLRCLFFWTLCGTIALSASAQSVNSLGHQSWSTENGLPQNSVHQVFQSSDGYIWIATEDGIARFDGIDFKIFNHENTAAFTSSDTCCIVQDSNNSLWIGTSDGLVQFASGTFRHLPIAEHIVSLSTTDNGTLVVLTNSSVLRFDGNGFTPLPLPSGATPTAIAKAADGSLWIASTAGIFQYQHDQLRPASLAPNLTNIEGIGALPANGIWIRSTNSLTLIQNGHQRTLQAGRDLPAARIQSALSDSRGDLWIGTNQGLFMLDKSSSQPQRQLALGSSSILSTFEDREGNLWIGTETSGLDILRQQNFRTIPELSDHVITAIVQTSDGAMWVGTNGDGLDRWQSGKLRHYAIRDGLLSEIILALAPGANGSVWVGTADGLNHIEAGKVTSYTSADGLPDDLIRSLLVDSDGSLWIGTRRGLAHWQNNRFTIFTQTNGLKSNLIGALLQPHTSDSHQDLWIGTLNGLSRLHDGKISTYTTKDGLSGDVITSLAEGQHGTLWIGTNGDGLSIYSNGVLTSLQRHDLPLTVDSILKDDHGNLWLSSTHGITRVSASSLIACGVSPDCNPRPISYGRSDGMPTEEASAIGHPAAWKTAQGKLWFATRKGVATADPDHLSENRVPAPVVIERFTLDDIELPLATAEQNIPPGHNSFAFQYAGLSYAAPSKVRYRYILEGFDKQWTQAGSRRIAYYTNLPPRHYRFRVQAANNDGVWNEAGASLAFYVRPPFYRKPWFLLLAVLLVGAIAILLYRLRLRRLHSQFQAVLAERNRVAREIHDTLAQSFVGVSVQLELTAQLLAQSQVAAAGQQIDRTREYVREGLAEARRSIWDLRAITAQHTLPTRLTRLAEQSSTESLPIKIDIGGTYRALAPVFEDEILRIAQEALSNVSRHANATHVSIDLRYHSSRLTLTITDDGRGFEAADDSLPAKGHFGVQGMRERAAQIHARLSIESSPGRGTTVKLEAPIATQKGATSNG; encoded by the coding sequence ATGAAACCAATTCCCAATCTCCATGCCGTCCTGCGCTGCCTCTTCTTCTGGACACTCTGCGGAACTATCGCCCTCTCCGCCAGCGCGCAGAGCGTCAATAGTCTCGGCCATCAATCCTGGTCGACTGAAAACGGACTTCCGCAAAACAGCGTCCATCAGGTCTTCCAGTCAAGCGACGGCTATATCTGGATCGCCACCGAAGACGGCATCGCCCGCTTCGACGGCATCGACTTCAAAATCTTCAACCACGAAAACACCGCCGCCTTTACCAGCAGCGATACCTGCTGCATCGTGCAGGATTCAAACAACTCTCTCTGGATCGGAACCTCCGACGGTCTTGTCCAATTCGCATCGGGCACGTTCCGCCATCTTCCCATCGCCGAGCACATCGTCTCGCTCTCGACAACAGACAACGGCACTCTCGTCGTCCTCACCAACAGCAGCGTCCTCCGCTTCGACGGAAACGGTTTCACGCCGCTGCCGCTTCCCTCCGGCGCCACGCCAACCGCAATCGCCAAAGCAGCCGACGGAAGCCTCTGGATCGCCTCGACCGCCGGAATCTTTCAATACCAGCACGATCAGCTTCGGCCAGCATCTCTCGCTCCCAACCTGACGAACATCGAAGGCATCGGAGCACTTCCCGCCAACGGCATCTGGATACGCAGCACGAACAGCCTTACCCTCATTCAGAACGGCCATCAACGCACTCTGCAGGCAGGCCGCGATCTACCCGCCGCGCGCATCCAGTCCGCGCTGTCCGACTCGCGCGGAGACCTATGGATCGGAACCAATCAAGGCCTCTTCATGCTGGACAAAAGCAGCAGCCAGCCGCAACGCCAACTGGCACTTGGCTCCAGCAGCATTCTCTCCACCTTCGAAGACCGCGAGGGCAATCTCTGGATCGGCACCGAAACCAGCGGCCTCGACATCCTCCGGCAGCAGAACTTCCGCACGATTCCTGAACTTTCCGATCACGTCATCACCGCCATCGTACAAACCTCGGACGGAGCGATGTGGGTCGGCACCAACGGCGACGGTCTCGACCGCTGGCAGTCAGGAAAGCTGCGGCATTACGCAATCCGCGACGGCCTGCTGAGCGAGATCATCCTCGCCCTTGCTCCCGGAGCCAACGGCAGTGTCTGGGTCGGCACTGCCGACGGACTGAACCACATCGAAGCCGGCAAAGTCACGTCTTACACTTCGGCCGATGGCTTGCCCGACGACCTCATCCGCTCGCTGCTCGTCGACAGCGACGGCTCTCTCTGGATCGGCACGCGCCGCGGCCTCGCGCACTGGCAGAACAACCGCTTCACCATCTTCACGCAAACCAATGGACTGAAGAGCAACCTCATCGGAGCTCTTCTCCAGCCTCATACTTCCGATTCTCACCAAGATCTATGGATCGGCACACTCAATGGTCTCTCACGGCTTCACGACGGCAAGATATCGACCTACACCACGAAAGACGGCCTCTCCGGAGACGTCATCACCTCGCTCGCCGAAGGCCAACACGGCACGCTTTGGATCGGAACCAACGGCGATGGCCTCAGCATCTATTCCAACGGCGTCTTGACCTCTCTCCAGCGGCACGACCTCCCGCTGACGGTGGATTCCATTCTGAAGGACGATCACGGCAATCTCTGGTTAAGCTCAACCCACGGCATTACGCGCGTCTCAGCATCCAGCCTGATCGCCTGCGGTGTATCCCCTGATTGCAACCCACGTCCCATCTCCTATGGGCGCTCCGACGGGATGCCTACCGAAGAGGCTTCCGCAATCGGCCACCCGGCGGCGTGGAAGACTGCGCAGGGAAAGCTCTGGTTTGCAACACGTAAGGGCGTTGCCACCGCCGATCCTGATCACCTATCCGAGAACCGCGTTCCTGCGCCTGTTGTTATCGAACGCTTTACGCTCGACGACATAGAGCTTCCGCTCGCAACCGCCGAACAAAACATTCCTCCCGGCCACAACAGCTTCGCGTTTCAATACGCCGGGCTCAGTTACGCAGCGCCGTCTAAAGTTCGCTACCGCTATATCCTCGAAGGCTTCGATAAGCAATGGACGCAGGCCGGTTCACGGCGCATCGCTTATTACACCAACCTGCCGCCGCGCCACTATCGGTTTCGCGTGCAGGCTGCAAACAATGATGGCGTATGGAATGAAGCCGGAGCATCTCTGGCTTTCTATGTGCGGCCTCCGTTTTACCGCAAGCCCTGGTTCCTTTTGCTGGCTGTGCTTCTCGTCGGCGCAATCGCCATCCTTCTCTATCGCCTGCGCCTGCGCCGTCTTCACTCGCAATTTCAGGCAGTGCTAGCCGAACGTAACCGAGTGGCCCGTGAGATTCACGACACGCTGGCGCAGAGTTTTGTCGGCGTCTCCGTGCAGCTCGAACTTACCGCGCAGCTTCTCGCTCAATCCCAGGTCGCCGCAGCCGGTCAGCAGATCGACCGCACTCGCGAATATGTGCGCGAGGGCTTAGCCGAGGCTCGCCGCAGCATCTGGGACCTTCGTGCCATCACAGCCCAGCACACGCTGCCAACGCGCCTCACGCGGCTGGCGGAGCAATCGAGCACGGAGAGTCTCCCCATCAAGATCGACATCGGAGGCACTTATCGCGCTCTTGCTCCGGTGTTTGAAGACGAGATTCTCCGCATCGCACAGGAGGCGCTCAGCAATGTGTCTCGCCATGCCAACGCCACCCATGTCTCCATCGATCTGCGTTATCATTCAAGCCGGCTGACATTAACCATCACCGACGATGGCCGAGGCTTCGAGGCAGCAGACGATTCACTTCCAGCCAAGGGCCACTTCGGCGTACAGGGGATGCGCGAACGGGCGGCACAGATTCACGCTCGACTCAGCATTGAGAGTTCGCCCGGACGGGGCACTACTGTTAAGCTGGAAGCTCCAATCGCCACACAGAAAGGCGCTACATCCAATGGCTGA
- a CDS encoding DUF6677 family protein, translating into MANTVQVPARAAGRSSSMALLVLIAGWLVPGAGHFLLGKWVRGLLLFATLVLMFSIGIALHGKIYSPNTGDLLDILNFAGDLGTGVLYGVARIFDLGATAVVTVSADYGTKFVVVAGLLNVIAAVDAHSLATGRKAS; encoded by the coding sequence ATGGCGAACACTGTACAGGTCCCGGCGCGCGCCGCTGGTAGGTCTTCTTCGATGGCGCTTCTGGTGCTGATTGCCGGATGGCTGGTTCCGGGCGCAGGACACTTTTTGCTGGGCAAATGGGTGCGCGGACTGCTGCTGTTTGCGACGCTGGTGCTGATGTTCAGCATTGGGATTGCGCTGCATGGCAAGATCTACTCGCCGAATACGGGCGATCTGCTGGATATTCTCAACTTTGCGGGTGACCTGGGAACTGGCGTGCTGTACGGCGTGGCCAGAATCTTCGATCTGGGCGCGACGGCGGTGGTAACGGTCTCGGCTGACTACGGGACCAAGTTCGTTGTTGTGGCTGGGTTGTTGAATGTGATTGCGGCAGTCGACGCGCATTCGCTGGCGACCGGAAGGAAGGCCTCTTGA